Proteins from a single region of Candidatus Methanosuratincola sp.:
- a CDS encoding orotidine 5'-phosphate decarboxylase / HUMPS family protein, producing the protein MTLISRDRSIVVACDVQDLDSLERLVASTHRVEAVGGYKLGFSLGLRYGLPDLVSLIRRYTQKPVIYDHQKGGTDVPHTAGLFAGLMSSAGIDYAILFPFSSPSTEEAWVRALQREGVTPIVGAMLTTPDFMAEKGGFFSRGVVSRIFQIASQLGVDQFVLPANKPDQALELRQEIEASVDAPVFFLPGVGAQGGEISRLRAVMGRRWHGIVGRTVYASSDPAAAASRLGEELDR; encoded by the coding sequence GTGACGCTCATATCCAGGGACCGGAGCATCGTCGTGGCCTGCGACGTCCAGGACCTCGACTCGCTCGAGAGGCTCGTGGCCTCGACCCACCGGGTCGAGGCGGTCGGCGGGTACAAGCTGGGCTTCTCGCTCGGCCTGAGGTACGGGCTCCCCGATCTTGTGTCGCTGATCAGGAGGTACACGCAGAAGCCCGTGATATACGACCACCAGAAGGGCGGGACCGACGTGCCGCACACCGCCGGCCTCTTCGCCGGGCTGATGTCCTCGGCTGGGATTGACTATGCGATACTGTTCCCCTTCTCCAGCCCCTCGACCGAGGAGGCTTGGGTCAGGGCACTCCAGCGGGAGGGGGTGACGCCGATAGTCGGCGCCATGCTGACCACGCCGGACTTCATGGCGGAGAAGGGCGGCTTCTTCAGCAGGGGGGTCGTGAGCAGGATATTCCAGATCGCGTCCCAGCTCGGGGTCGACCAGTTCGTCCTTCCCGCGAACAAGCCCGACCAGGCGCTCGAGCTCAGGCAGGAGATCGAGGCCAGCGTGGACGCCCCCGTGTTCTTCCTCCCGGGGGTCGGGGCGCAGGGAGGTGAGATCTCGAGGCTCCGCGCCGTGATGGGGAGGCGCTGGCACGGGATTGTGGGTAGGACGGTCTACGCGTCCTCTGACCCGGCTGCGGCCGCATCCAGGCTGGGTGAGGAGCTGGACCGGTGA
- a CDS encoding tRNA-dihydrouridine synthase yields MRLELPRGEFVLPSGIIASTPDIILRVARSSERLGVVTTKSIGAAEREGYKEPIVAAVGGSLVNSVGLSNPGADDFVRESAPVKRELNAQGKVLMVSIFGGTPAEFASVAQKVERCADWIELNLSCPHASGYGAAIGTCPGTVREVVGAVREVVDLPVFAKVTPSPGLVGTVAKAAVGAGADGIVAVNTVGPLEFASEWGWPLLKNSLGGLSGRAIREVALRCVREVREAVDVPIIGMGGISSRTDVEDFRSAGARLFGVGTALWGLDTRGVGSFIDSLHAGGPPECTPTSTPPPMSYTRFTVSEAWGSGMRVLRLDGSIRAAPGQFVQVMLPGTGEKPFSLAESDPVLLLVRGVGPVSRSLASLGEGDEVFLRGPYGNSWSPGGPSCLVGGGSGVAPVHFAARRFRGMVTEVFIGGRTSSDLPLLDSLSSAAETHVSTEDGSAGTRGLVTDLMRGRIQDLSGCEFLNCGPEMMMVRAAELESTAVPPSRIFCVVERYTKCGIGLCGSCALDGYRVCVDGPVFRYSDLVGGRDFGRYKRRASGRLVGINE; encoded by the coding sequence ATGCGGCTTGAGCTTCCGCGAGGGGAGTTCGTCCTGCCCTCGGGCATTATCGCTTCGACGCCGGACATAATACTGAGGGTTGCCAGGTCCTCGGAGCGGCTCGGGGTCGTCACAACCAAGAGCATAGGGGCAGCCGAGCGCGAGGGTTACAAGGAGCCGATAGTCGCGGCGGTGGGGGGCTCGCTCGTCAACTCGGTCGGCCTCTCCAACCCAGGCGCAGACGACTTCGTCCGGGAGTCGGCCCCCGTCAAAAGGGAGCTGAACGCCCAGGGGAAGGTCCTGATGGTCTCCATCTTCGGCGGGACGCCTGCCGAGTTCGCCTCTGTGGCCCAGAAGGTTGAGCGGTGCGCCGACTGGATCGAGCTGAACCTCTCGTGCCCGCACGCCTCGGGCTACGGCGCCGCCATCGGCACGTGCCCGGGCACGGTCAGGGAGGTCGTTGGGGCGGTCAGGGAGGTCGTGGACCTCCCCGTCTTCGCGAAGGTCACCCCGAGCCCGGGCCTCGTCGGTACCGTGGCGAAGGCGGCGGTCGGGGCCGGCGCGGACGGTATAGTCGCCGTGAACACCGTCGGGCCGCTCGAGTTCGCCTCGGAGTGGGGCTGGCCGCTGCTGAAGAACTCGCTTGGCGGCCTCTCGGGCCGGGCGATAAGGGAGGTCGCCCTCAGGTGCGTCAGGGAGGTCCGCGAGGCGGTCGACGTTCCGATAATCGGGATGGGCGGGATCTCCTCGCGCACCGACGTCGAGGACTTCAGGTCTGCGGGCGCCCGGCTCTTCGGGGTCGGCACCGCCCTCTGGGGCCTCGACACCCGCGGAGTAGGGTCCTTCATCGACTCCCTGCACGCAGGAGGACCTCCGGAATGCACCCCTACCAGTACGCCCCCCCCGATGTCCTACACCCGCTTCACGGTCAGCGAGGCGTGGGGGTCCGGGATGAGGGTCCTCAGGCTCGACGGGTCGATCAGGGCTGCGCCGGGCCAGTTCGTCCAGGTCATGCTGCCGGGCACGGGGGAGAAGCCCTTCTCGCTAGCCGAATCCGACCCTGTCCTCCTCCTCGTCCGCGGCGTCGGCCCGGTGAGCAGGTCGCTGGCCTCCCTTGGGGAGGGGGACGAGGTCTTCCTGAGGGGGCCTTACGGGAACAGCTGGTCGCCCGGGGGCCCGTCGTGCCTCGTCGGAGGCGGGTCCGGCGTGGCACCGGTACACTTCGCAGCCAGGCGGTTCAGGGGCATGGTGACGGAGGTCTTCATCGGCGGGCGGACCTCCTCGGACCTACCGCTGCTCGACTCGCTCTCGTCGGCGGCCGAGACGCACGTATCGACGGAGGACGGCTCGGCAGGCACCCGCGGCCTCGTGACCGATCTGATGCGCGGCAGGATCCAGGACCTCTCCGGTTGCGAGTTCCTCAACTGCGGGCCCGAGATGATGATGGTCAGGGCGGCAGAGCTCGAGTCGACCGCGGTTCCGCCGTCCAGGATCTTCTGCGTCGTGGAGAGGTACACCAAGTGCGGCATCGGGCTGTGCGGGAGCTGCGCGCTCGACGGCTACAGGGTCTGCGTCGACGGCCCCGTCTTCAGGTACTCGGACCTGGTTGGGGGCAGGGACTTCGGCAGGTACAAGCGGAGGGCGAGCGGGCGCCTCGTGGGTATAAACGAATGA
- the pyrE gene encoding orotate phosphoribosyltransferase, producing MSLKSEFASFLVRSGAVRFGSFTLKSGRPSPYFVNLGVLADGETASKLGGFYAGALVEKGLLDSTDVLFGPSYKGVPIAVSTAVALYRDHGRSIRFAFNRKEAKGHGEGGMIIGSQLRDGDRVGILDDVMTTGKTKEEVLDLLRSAARVEIPYVLIAVDRLERGEGDLCATSEFQQRYGIAVHSIATIEEIAEAASRSGIVPEAALSSIRSHLKEYGGRRL from the coding sequence TTGAGCCTAAAGTCCGAATTCGCATCTTTCCTCGTTAGGAGCGGGGCAGTCAGGTTCGGTTCCTTCACCCTGAAGAGCGGCCGCCCCTCGCCCTACTTCGTGAACCTCGGGGTTCTGGCTGACGGCGAGACCGCCTCAAAGCTGGGGGGTTTCTACGCCGGGGCGCTGGTCGAGAAGGGACTCCTGGACTCCACGGACGTTCTCTTCGGCCCGTCCTACAAGGGCGTGCCGATCGCCGTGTCCACAGCGGTCGCGCTCTACAGGGACCACGGCAGGAGCATCCGCTTCGCCTTCAACAGGAAGGAGGCGAAGGGGCACGGAGAGGGGGGGATGATCATAGGGAGCCAGCTGAGGGACGGCGACAGGGTCGGGATCCTCGACGATGTGATGACGACCGGAAAGACCAAGGAGGAGGTCCTCGATCTCCTCAGGTCGGCCGCTAGGGTCGAGATCCCCTACGTGCTCATCGCGGTCGACAGGCTCGAGAGGGGCGAGGGCGACCTCTGCGCGACGAGCGAGTTCCAGCAGAGGTACGGGATCGCGGTCCACTCGATAGCCACGATAGAGGAGATAGCCGAGGCGGCTTCCCGATCAGGCATCGTCCCGGAGGCTGCCCTCTCCTCGATCCGCTCGCACCTTAAGGAGTACGGGGGGAGGCGGCTGTGA
- a CDS encoding DNA-directed RNA polymerase subunit H has translation MGKFDLLKHELVPQFRIMTKEEVEQLRKSLGVRKEDLPWMLKSDPVSKAIGAKPGDVVEIIRKSPVAGRSTAYRYVVPG, from the coding sequence TTGGGCAAGTTCGATCTTTTGAAACACGAGCTCGTGCCGCAGTTCCGAATCATGACAAAGGAAGAGGTTGAGCAGCTCAGGAAGAGCTTGGGAGTCAGGAAGGAAGACCTTCCGTGGATGCTGAAGAGCGACCCCGTCAGCAAGGCGATCGGGGCAAAACCAGGGGACGTTGTGGAGATCATCAGGAAGAGCCCCGTGGCCGGGCGGTCAACGGCTTACAGGTATGTTGTTCCAGGGTGA
- a CDS encoding trypsin-like peptidase domain-containing protein: MSTGSHSASRASIIPLLFIIFVTGMYAGLLFTSAPEVRLNDTALLQRIGALESQVASLQSQLNEMQNRSLSVQSINDVYLSVRDSIVTVSGLLPSTDLFGRTSYTSVIGSGFVANLTGEPLVVTNYHVVSGVVNGSITFIDGEAYPFEVVGLDKYSDLAVLRASAPAEKLVPLKIASSSGLSVGDLVIAIGNPYGLESTMTSGIVSQLNRAIQSETAGNFSIAGVIQITTPINPGNSGGPLLDSQGRVVGITTAIITGSQNVGFAIPSDTIIREFATLVETGGYVHPYMGITGYSLNYAASTAMGLSQRWGVLVQTVVSGGPADLAGIRGGNQSVTVGGEQIRAGGDVILYIDGVKTKSMDDLTSYLVTRHPGQEVTLTVLREGAVKEIAVTLGARP; this comes from the coding sequence TTGTCCACGGGATCCCATTCTGCCTCGAGGGCAAGCATCATCCCGCTTCTATTCATAATCTTTGTCACCGGGATGTATGCCGGTCTCCTTTTCACATCGGCCCCCGAGGTCCGCCTCAACGATACCGCGCTCCTCCAGCGGATCGGGGCGCTCGAGTCACAGGTGGCATCCCTCCAGTCGCAGCTAAATGAGATGCAGAATAGGAGTCTGAGCGTTCAGAGCATAAACGACGTGTACCTGTCGGTGAGGGACTCGATAGTCACCGTCAGCGGTCTCCTCCCCTCCACCGACCTCTTCGGTAGGACCTCCTATACATCGGTCATCGGATCGGGGTTCGTCGCGAACCTCACAGGCGAGCCGCTCGTGGTGACGAACTACCACGTCGTCAGCGGCGTCGTCAACGGCTCCATAACGTTTATCGACGGGGAGGCATACCCGTTCGAGGTCGTCGGGCTGGACAAGTACAGCGACCTGGCAGTCCTCAGGGCATCCGCCCCTGCTGAGAAGCTGGTGCCTCTGAAGATCGCCTCGTCGTCAGGCCTCAGCGTGGGCGACCTGGTCATCGCGATAGGGAACCCGTACGGCCTGGAGAGTACGATGACCTCCGGCATAGTCAGCCAGCTCAACCGGGCGATCCAGAGCGAGACCGCAGGCAACTTCAGCATCGCCGGCGTGATCCAGATCACGACGCCGATCAACCCGGGGAACTCCGGCGGCCCCCTGCTGGACTCCCAGGGCAGGGTCGTCGGGATCACAACCGCGATAATAACGGGGTCGCAGAACGTCGGCTTCGCCATACCGTCTGACACAATAATCAGGGAATTTGCAACCCTAGTCGAGACCGGCGGCTACGTCCACCCATACATGGGGATTACCGGGTATTCCCTCAACTACGCCGCCTCGACTGCGATGGGCCTCAGCCAGCGCTGGGGCGTCCTGGTCCAAACCGTGGTCAGCGGTGGGCCTGCGGACCTTGCGGGCATCAGGGGAGGGAACCAGTCTGTGACGGTGGGTGGAGAGCAGATACGCGCCGGTGGAGACGTCATCCTTTACATCGACGGCGTGAAGACAAAGAGCATGGACGACCTCACCTCGTACCTGGTGACCCGCCACCCGGGCCAGGAGGTGACCCTTACCGTCCTCCGGGAGGGAGCTGTCAAGGAGATCGCTGTCACCCTCGGGGCGCGCCCGTAG
- the pyrC gene encoding dihydroorotase, which translates to MAALPTGSEPEGGRERGGSLLIRGGTVVSPRGKERANVLVRGGKIEALTTLSPEADLVIEAEGLLVLPGVVDPHVHFRQPGIGSEAEDWVSGSRAAAAGGVTTVLDMPNTSPPTTTLDRLLEKFRLVESSRPCVNYGFHFGATPSNLGELTAVGISSATPIPPPPGQLAASVKIFMGSSTGDLLLTDLGAIRQFANSAKMISVHAEDESVIRACASEPDHGSRRPKRAALTAIRKLLSVGKEGRVYVCHVTSYAEADLAAPFYREATPHHLFLTSEAMERIGAYAKVNPPLRGEQDRASLWRALLEGKIDAIGSDHAPHTREAKESDSPPSGVPGVETSLPLMVDASMRGMIRLEDVVRLMSHSPARIFRIRGKGSLEPGRDADIVLVDPREERRVDPDNLHYKCGWTPYEGMVLRGWPVATVLGGSLAYMRGEFYPARGSAVTYAA; encoded by the coding sequence ATGGCGGCTCTACCGACTGGATCGGAGCCGGAAGGTGGCAGGGAACGAGGCGGCTCCCTCCTGATCAGGGGCGGGACCGTGGTCAGCCCTCGCGGGAAGGAGCGGGCGAACGTCCTCGTCAGAGGGGGGAAGATCGAAGCGCTTACGACCCTTAGCCCCGAGGCGGATCTCGTCATCGAAGCCGAGGGCCTGCTCGTCCTCCCCGGCGTCGTCGACCCGCACGTCCACTTCAGGCAGCCCGGGATCGGCTCCGAGGCCGAGGACTGGGTCAGCGGCTCAAGGGCGGCTGCCGCAGGGGGGGTGACCACCGTCCTCGATATGCCGAACACCTCCCCCCCTACCACCACCCTGGATCGGCTCCTGGAGAAGTTCCGGCTAGTGGAGTCCTCCCGCCCCTGCGTCAACTACGGCTTCCACTTCGGGGCGACGCCCTCGAACCTGGGGGAGCTGACCGCCGTCGGGATCTCCTCCGCGACGCCGATCCCGCCCCCGCCGGGTCAGCTCGCCGCCTCTGTGAAGATCTTCATGGGCAGCTCCACGGGGGACCTCCTGCTTACAGACCTGGGGGCGATCAGGCAGTTCGCAAACAGCGCCAAGATGATATCCGTCCACGCCGAGGACGAGTCTGTCATAAGGGCCTGCGCCTCAGAGCCCGACCACGGATCCCGCCGTCCTAAGAGGGCAGCCCTCACCGCAATAAGGAAGCTCCTCTCCGTCGGGAAGGAGGGGCGCGTCTACGTCTGCCACGTCACATCCTACGCGGAGGCAGACCTCGCGGCCCCGTTCTACAGGGAGGCGACCCCCCACCACCTCTTCCTCACATCGGAGGCGATGGAGAGGATCGGCGCGTACGCTAAGGTGAACCCGCCCCTCAGGGGGGAACAGGACAGGGCCTCGCTCTGGAGGGCCCTCCTCGAGGGGAAGATCGACGCCATCGGGTCAGACCACGCCCCGCACACCAGGGAGGCGAAGGAGTCGGACTCCCCGCCCTCGGGAGTCCCCGGGGTCGAGACCTCGCTGCCGCTGATGGTCGACGCCTCCATGAGGGGGATGATAAGGCTCGAGGACGTCGTCAGGCTGATGAGCCACTCCCCCGCGAGGATATTCAGGATCAGGGGCAAGGGATCTCTGGAGCCGGGGAGGGACGCGGACATCGTCCTCGTCGATCCGAGGGAGGAGCGCAGGGTCGACCCGGACAACCTCCACTACAAGTGCGGGTGGACCCCGTACGAGGGGATGGTCCTGAGGGGGTGGCCGGTAGCGACCGTCCTGGGAGGGTCTCTAGCTTATATGCGGGGGGAGTTCTATCCAGCGAGGGGGAGTGCGGTAACTTATGCGGCTTGA
- a CDS encoding DNA-directed RNA polymerase subunit B yields the protein MSEISMDERWTLIEAFFREKGLVRQHLDSYDDFVRNKLQEVVDEQGVIETDLPGFKIKLGKITVGKPAIHEADGSEKEIFPMEARQRNLTYSASLHLKVTPVEDGFEDEEVSVFIGKLPIMVRSSFCTLSRLSPEELIANGEDPADPGGYFIINGSERVVVIQEDLAVNRILVDVMEGASPVTHVAKVFSATSGFRVPVTLERMKDATFQVSFPSIPGRISLAILMKALGASSDKEIVEFVSGDPTIQRAMIPTLEGAIEINTVEDALDYIGNRIAIGQTKEYRVERAMQVLDKYLLPHLGLTAADRKKKACYLGQMAEKLIELSLGMRSPDDKDHYANKRLKLAGDLLAGLFRVAFKTFCRDMKYQLERAKSRSRKVSIQTLVRADVITERLRHALATGNWVGGKAGVSQLLDRTNYLSTIGHLRRIISPLSRSQPHFEARDLHSTQWGRLCPSETPEGPNCGLVKNLALMAFISVGIDERPVEELLFELNTESVEEARRQGIAGAKVILNGRLIGINSKPELLVADLRRLRRRGKLHHEVNVAHYRYGSINEVYVNCDAGRVRRPLLIVDNGVPRLTREHVLKLVSGEWTWNDLISQGIIEYLDAEEEENSYIALDSKHLDRERTHMEIVPSTILGISASMIPYLEANQSPRNTYGSAMVKQSLGFYAANFSKRLDTRGHLLHYPQKPLVNTRPAKMLALDRRPAGQNFVVAILSYSGYNIEDALIMNKSSVERGLGRSSFFRCYDAEERRYPGGQEDKVEIPSPNVRGYRTTESYRFLGDDGIIEPESMISGGDVLIGKTSPPRFLEEYREFETTGPMRRETSVSMRAGEEGVVDLVIVTETSDGNRLIKIRVRNERVPELGDKFASRHGQKGVVGMLVPQYDMPYTEDGVVPDLIINPHAIPSRMTLGQLLEVLGGKASAVSGEQIDGTAFCGTDEQHMRDLLKKNGFKPTGKEIMYDGRTGRVLEAEVFIGIAYYLKLHHMVADKMHARARGPVQILTRQPTEGRAREGGLRFGEMERDCLIGHGAAMLLKERLLDESDRSSVHICEDCGLIAYYDRVKDRYVCPVCGEKAKTTTVVMSYAFKLLLQELMSLGIAPRLKLEERV from the coding sequence TTGAGCGAGATCAGCATGGATGAGAGATGGACCCTGATAGAGGCTTTCTTCAGGGAAAAGGGTTTGGTCAGGCAGCACCTAGACTCGTACGACGACTTTGTGAGGAACAAGCTGCAGGAGGTTGTGGACGAACAGGGGGTCATCGAGACAGACCTCCCCGGATTCAAGATCAAGCTGGGCAAGATCACGGTCGGAAAGCCGGCGATCCACGAGGCCGACGGCTCAGAGAAGGAGATCTTCCCGATGGAGGCGCGCCAGCGGAACCTCACGTACTCCGCCTCGCTCCACCTCAAGGTCACGCCGGTCGAGGACGGCTTCGAGGACGAGGAGGTATCGGTCTTTATCGGGAAACTGCCGATAATGGTGAGGTCTTCCTTCTGCACGCTCTCGCGCCTCTCCCCCGAGGAGCTGATCGCCAACGGGGAGGACCCGGCGGATCCCGGCGGGTATTTCATAATCAACGGCTCCGAGAGGGTCGTTGTGATCCAGGAGGACCTGGCAGTCAACCGCATCCTAGTCGACGTGATGGAGGGTGCATCGCCGGTCACCCACGTCGCCAAGGTATTCTCGGCGACCTCGGGCTTCAGGGTCCCCGTGACATTGGAGAGGATGAAGGACGCGACATTCCAGGTCTCGTTCCCGTCCATCCCTGGCAGGATCTCGCTGGCGATCCTGATGAAGGCTCTCGGCGCGTCGTCGGACAAGGAGATCGTCGAGTTCGTGTCGGGTGACCCGACGATCCAGCGTGCCATGATCCCCACCCTCGAGGGGGCGATCGAGATCAACACAGTGGAGGACGCACTCGATTACATAGGGAACAGGATCGCGATAGGTCAGACGAAGGAGTACAGGGTAGAGCGCGCGATGCAGGTCCTCGACAAGTACCTGCTACCGCACCTCGGGCTGACCGCCGCCGACAGGAAGAAGAAGGCGTGCTACCTCGGGCAGATGGCCGAGAAGCTGATCGAGCTCTCCCTTGGCATGCGGTCTCCGGACGACAAGGACCACTACGCGAACAAGCGCCTCAAGCTCGCCGGGGACCTCCTCGCGGGGCTCTTCAGGGTCGCCTTCAAGACCTTCTGCCGCGACATGAAGTACCAGCTCGAGCGGGCAAAGAGCAGGAGCCGGAAGGTCTCGATCCAGACCCTGGTCAGGGCTGACGTGATAACCGAGCGGCTGAGGCACGCGCTGGCTACCGGCAACTGGGTCGGCGGCAAGGCAGGGGTGAGCCAGCTCCTCGACAGGACAAACTACCTCTCTACGATCGGCCACCTGAGGAGGATAATCTCGCCGCTCAGCAGGTCGCAGCCTCACTTCGAGGCACGCGACCTCCACTCGACCCAGTGGGGCAGGCTCTGCCCGAGCGAGACCCCTGAGGGTCCGAACTGCGGCCTGGTCAAGAACCTCGCGCTGATGGCGTTCATATCCGTAGGTATCGACGAGCGCCCGGTCGAGGAGCTCCTCTTCGAGCTCAACACCGAGTCGGTGGAGGAGGCCCGCAGGCAGGGGATCGCGGGGGCGAAGGTCATACTCAACGGGAGGCTCATCGGGATAAATTCGAAGCCCGAGCTCCTCGTCGCCGACCTGAGGAGGCTCAGGCGGAGGGGCAAGCTGCACCACGAAGTCAACGTCGCCCACTACAGGTACGGGAGCATAAACGAGGTCTATGTCAACTGCGACGCGGGCAGGGTCAGGCGCCCGCTCCTCATCGTAGACAACGGCGTCCCGCGCCTCACGAGGGAGCACGTCCTGAAGCTCGTCTCCGGGGAATGGACCTGGAACGACCTCATCTCCCAGGGGATAATCGAGTACCTCGACGCTGAAGAGGAAGAGAATTCCTACATCGCCCTCGACTCGAAGCACCTCGACAGGGAGAGGACCCACATGGAGATCGTCCCGTCCACGATCCTCGGGATCAGCGCCTCCATGATACCTTACCTCGAGGCGAACCAATCCCCAAGGAACACCTACGGGTCGGCGATGGTCAAGCAGTCGCTGGGTTTCTATGCCGCGAACTTCTCAAAGAGGCTCGACACGAGGGGGCACCTTCTCCACTATCCGCAGAAGCCGCTCGTCAACACCCGGCCTGCAAAGATGCTCGCGCTGGACAGGCGCCCGGCCGGTCAGAACTTCGTGGTCGCGATACTCTCCTACTCGGGCTACAACATAGAGGACGCCCTGATAATGAACAAGTCCTCGGTCGAGCGTGGGCTGGGGAGGTCCTCATTCTTCAGGTGCTACGACGCGGAGGAGAGGAGGTACCCCGGCGGGCAGGAGGACAAAGTGGAGATTCCGAGCCCGAACGTCAGGGGCTACAGGACGACCGAGTCGTACAGGTTCCTCGGCGACGACGGAATAATCGAGCCGGAATCCATGATAAGCGGCGGCGACGTCCTGATAGGCAAGACGAGCCCGCCGAGATTCCTCGAGGAGTACCGTGAGTTCGAGACCACGGGACCGATGAGGCGGGAGACCTCCGTCTCCATGAGGGCAGGCGAGGAGGGCGTCGTGGACCTTGTGATCGTCACAGAGACCTCTGACGGGAACAGGCTGATCAAGATCAGGGTCAGGAACGAGCGCGTCCCTGAGCTCGGGGACAAGTTCGCCTCAAGGCACGGTCAGAAGGGCGTCGTAGGGATGCTCGTCCCACAGTACGACATGCCGTACACCGAGGACGGCGTCGTCCCAGACCTGATAATCAACCCGCACGCAATACCGTCGCGAATGACCCTGGGCCAGCTCCTGGAGGTCCTCGGCGGCAAGGCGTCTGCGGTCTCCGGGGAGCAGATCGACGGTACCGCTTTCTGCGGTACGGACGAGCAGCACATGAGGGACCTCCTCAAGAAAAACGGCTTCAAGCCCACCGGCAAGGAGATAATGTACGACGGAAGGACCGGCAGGGTGCTGGAGGCCGAGGTCTTCATCGGGATCGCCTACTACCTGAAGCTCCACCACATGGTCGCGGACAAGATGCATGCGCGCGCGAGGGGCCCGGTCCAGATACTCACAAGGCAGCCGACCGAGGGAAGGGCGAGGGAAGGGGGCCTCAGGTTCGGTGAGATGGAGCGCGACTGTCTCATAGGACACGGCGCGGCCATGCTCCTGAAGGAGAGGCTCCTCGACGAGTCTGACAGGAGCTCGGTGCACATCTGCGAGGACTGCGGGCTCATAGCCTACTACGACAGGGTCAAGGACAGGTACGTCTGCCCGGTCTGCGGCGAGAAGGCAAAGACGACCACCGTCGTCATGTCATACGCCTTCAAGCTCCTACTGCAGGAGCTGATGAGCCTGGGCATAGCCCCGAGGCTGAAACTGGAGGAGAGGGTCTGA